The Thermostichus vulcanus str. 'Rupite' genome segment CGATTCGCTGGCTGTTGGGCGGCCTGTGTGTGCTCTTGGCTTTGGGGTTAGGGCTGTTAACCGGATCCCGGCCAGGGATTTCAGAGGAGACGGCCCTTGTCTCTCTGACTTTGCCGCCGGATGTGGATTTGCCGGTTGATGCCTCGCAGCTCTCCTCCCGCCCCCACCAACAACCTCTTCCTGAGACCCTACCGGCGCTGGCCCGGCAAGCGATCGCCCACTACTTCGCCACCGGCCAACTGCTGCCTACTCCGGAGGGGATCCCACCCCATTGGCGGCGCTCTGCCGGAGTCTTTGTAACCGTCAGTACCCACCGGCAACCGCGCGGCTGTTGGGGCAGTTTGCAGCCCAGCAGTAGAGACTTGGCTACCGCCACGATCCGGGCGGCGGTGGGGGCCGTAAGTCGAGATTGGCGCTATGTGCCCTTGCGAGCGGGGGAGTTGGAGACAGCTTCGATTCAGGTGGCTATAGTGCGGCGGGTGGTGCCCATTGTCTCGGTGGAGGGAGTGGATCCCACCCGCATGGGCCTGTTTATCCGTTCCGGAACCCAAGGGGCGGTGTTGCTGCCGGGGGAGGCCCTGACCCCAGAGTGGCAACTGGCCACAGCCAGACGCTGGGCCGGGATCCCTGCCGAGCAACCGGTGGAACTGTTTCGGGTGGAGGCGGATCTGCTGCATGAGTTTTGAGGGGGGGACAGACGGTTGGTTGGCAGCAGTGCTGGGGAATACCCATGTGCGTTGGGGCTGGTTTCAGGGGCAGACTTTGGTGGGAGTTGAGTGTTTCCCGGCTCAGCAAGGGTTGTCCTGGCCGGAAGATACGGAAATTTGGCTGGCTCAGGTGGGATCCACCCCTTTACCAACGGGGTTGGTGCACCCGGTGCAGTTGCAGGATATCCCTCTGCAAAAGCTCTATCCCAGCTTGGGGTTGGATCGAGCCTTGGCCCTTTGGGCTGCTGGGATCCACTACGGCTGGCCCTGTTTGGTGATTGATGCCGGTACAGCCCTGACCTTGACGGGAGCGGATGGAGCGGGATCCCTGGTGGGAGGGGCAATTTTGCCCGGGCTGGGGTTGCAAGCTCGATCCTTACGGGAGCATACGGCCCGGCTGCCGCAAGTGGACTGGGATCCCGACCCGGCTCTGCCGCCCCGTTGGGCCAACGACACCCCGACTGCCATCCGCAGTGGCATTGTCTATACGCTGCTAGCGGGGTTGCGAGACTTCATCGCCGACTGGCGCCAGACCTTCGCCAAGGGGCCGGTGCTGCTGACCGGCGGAGATGGAGAGTGGCTGTATTCCCATCTCCAAAACCGCGCAGCCGATCCAAACCTGCGTTGGGATCCCCATCTGGTGTTGTGGGGGATCGCCCAGTGCCGTCGGCTGAAACACCTGGCCAGGAACCCGCTGAGGATAAAATAAGACTCCTGCTGATAAGTACCACTTCCGCTGACACGACAAGGATCCCATGGCCAACGGTAACTGCTTCGGTGTTTTGTTTTCCATAACCACCTACGGCGAATCTCACGGTGGGGCGGTCGGTGTGGTGGTGGATGGATGCCCACCGCGCTTACCCTTGACGGAGGCAGATATTCAAGCGGAACTGGATCGGCGGCGACCGGGCCAAAGCCACATCACCACGCCCCGCAAGGAGGCGGATCGCTGCGAAATTACCGCTGGCGTTTTTCAAGGGCTGACCCTGGGTACGCCGATTCACATCATGGTGCGCAACCAGGATGCTCGCCCGCAGGACTACAGCGAAATGGCAACAACGTTTCGTCCTTCCCATGCCGATGCCACCTATCAAGCCAAATACGGGATCCGCAACTGGCAGGGAGGAGGGCGCGCCTCAGCCCGGGAAACCATTGGTCGGGTGGCAGCAGGAGCGATTGCCAAGAAAATTTTGCGTCTAGCGGCGGGGGTAGAGATCCTGGCCTATGTGCAGCGGGTGAAGGATATAGAGGCCCAACTGGATCCCGCCCAAGTCACCCCAGAACAGGTGGAAGCGAACATTGTCCGCTGTCCGCATCCGCAGGTGGCAGCCGCCATGATCCAGGCCATTGAAGCTGCCGGTCGAGAAGGGGATTCCTTAGGGGGGGTGGTGGAATGTGTGGCGCGTCATGTACCCCGCGGTCTGGGATCCCCGGTGTTTGACAAACTGGAGGCAGACTTGGCCAAGGCGGTGATGTCTCTGCCGGCGAGCAAAGGCTTTGAAATTGGTTCTGGATTTGCCGGCACCTACTTAACAGGCAAGCAGCACAACGACGAGTTTTACATGACCCCTTCCGGGTGGCGCACCCGCAGCAACCGCTCGGGTGGGGTACAGGGGGGGATTGCCAACGGAGAAGACATCACGTTAAGGGTTGCCTTCAAGCCCACAGCCACGATTCGGCAGGCCCAAAACACCGTCACCCTCGACGGAGAAGACACTGTTTTGGCCGCGCGGGGTCGGCATGATCCCTGTGTGTTGCCACGGGCGGTACCGATGGTGGAGGCGATGGTGGCCTTGGTGCTTTGCGATCATCTGCTGCGGCATCAGGCCCAATGTGGATCCCTGAATTTACCAGAATGGGAAGGTTCTCGCTTCAATGC includes the following:
- a CDS encoding pantothenate kinase, with amino-acid sequence MSFEGGTDGWLAAVLGNTHVRWGWFQGQTLVGVECFPAQQGLSWPEDTEIWLAQVGSTPLPTGLVHPVQLQDIPLQKLYPSLGLDRALALWAAGIHYGWPCLVIDAGTALTLTGADGAGSLVGGAILPGLGLQARSLREHTARLPQVDWDPDPALPPRWANDTPTAIRSGIVYTLLAGLRDFIADWRQTFAKGPVLLTGGDGEWLYSHLQNRAADPNLRWDPHLVLWGIAQCRRLKHLARNPLRIK
- a CDS encoding AMMECR1 domain-containing protein; protein product: MVPIFKPPFTTIRWLLGGLCVLLALGLGLLTGSRPGISEETALVSLTLPPDVDLPVDASQLSSRPHQQPLPETLPALARQAIAHYFATGQLLPTPEGIPPHWRRSAGVFVTVSTHRQPRGCWGSLQPSSRDLATATIRAAVGAVSRDWRYVPLRAGELETASIQVAIVRRVVPIVSVEGVDPTRMGLFIRSGTQGAVLLPGEALTPEWQLATARRWAGIPAEQPVELFRVEADLLHEF
- the aroC gene encoding chorismate synthase, which produces MANGNCFGVLFSITTYGESHGGAVGVVVDGCPPRLPLTEADIQAELDRRRPGQSHITTPRKEADRCEITAGVFQGLTLGTPIHIMVRNQDARPQDYSEMATTFRPSHADATYQAKYGIRNWQGGGRASARETIGRVAAGAIAKKILRLAAGVEILAYVQRVKDIEAQLDPAQVTPEQVEANIVRCPHPQVAAAMIQAIEAAGREGDSLGGVVECVARHVPRGLGSPVFDKLEADLAKAVMSLPASKGFEIGSGFAGTYLTGKQHNDEFYMTPSGWRTRSNRSGGVQGGIANGEDITLRVAFKPTATIRQAQNTVTLDGEDTVLAARGRHDPCVLPRAVPMVEAMVALVLCDHLLRHQAQCGSLNLPEWEGSRFNASETAQALT